The following proteins are co-located in the Toxotes jaculatrix isolate fToxJac2 chromosome 9, fToxJac2.pri, whole genome shotgun sequence genome:
- the zgc:154093 gene encoding cdc42 effector protein 2, protein MPAKTPIYLKTTTPKKGKKLKLRDVLSGDMISPPLGDVRHSAHVGPEGEGDMFGDVGFLQGKMDMLPSLSRTQNGHARSHSVERHLDEGFTAKQDSHSYAYNGYHYQHSSTGLLKTTISMPVFIAHEQAPPKPPRLHLDDHAPQQNHLQQQWQPPTETSHRQANGHSLQHPTLSLCENGVVGRLASEPCRDISLSPTIRRLVPSSGSFSEVSSEDSMSETCGPLDVRRGLSLDSDAGLSNEDLRSERSESPCAAFHPAGLTVSSGVSRSDSMAGLDLDLGPSILEDVLSIMDRYKTVDNRCEL, encoded by the coding sequence ATGCCGGCTAAGACGCCGATATACCTAAAAACTACAACTCCTAAGAAGGGAAAGAAGCTGAAGCTTCGTGACGTCCTCTCAGGTGACATGATCAGCCCCCCGCTGGGCGATGTTCGTCACAGTGCCCACGTGGGTCCCGAAGGGGAGGGTGACATGTTTGGAGATGTGGGTTTCCTCCAGGGGAAGATGGACATGCTGCCGTCTCTGAGTCGGACACAGAACGGTCACGCTCGCTCGCACAGCGTGGAGAGACACCTGGACGAGGGCTTCACCGCCAAACAGGACTCGCACAGCTACGCCTACAACGGTTACCACTATCAGCACTCCTCCACCGGCCTGCTGAAGACCACCATCTCCATGCCTGTGTTCATCGCCCACGAACAGGCTCCACCCAAACCGCCACGCCTCCACCTGGACGACCACGCCCCTCAGCAGAAccacctccagcagcagtggcagcctCCCACAGAGACGAGCCACAGACAGGCGAACGGCCACAGCCTGCAGCACCCGACTCTGTCGCTCTGCGAGAATGGCGTGGTCGGTCGCTTGGCATCGGAGCCCTGCCGCGacatctccctctcccccaccATCCGCAGGCTCGTCCCCTCCTCCGGCTCCTTCTCAGAGGTCTCCTCTGAGGACTCCATGTCAGAAACCTGCGGGCCCCTAGATGTTCGCCGGGGCCTCAGCCTGGACTCTGACGCCGGCCTGAGCAACGAGGACCTGAGGAGCGAACGCAGTGAGTCTCCCTGCGCTGCCTTTCATCCGGCTGGTCTCACGGTCTCATCCGGGGTGTCACGGTCAGACTCTATGGCCGGGTTGGACCTGGATCTGGGTCCATCCATCCTGGAGGATGTGCTGAGTATCATGGACCGCTACAAGACTGTGGACAACCGCTGTGAGCTGTGA